In one Podarcis muralis chromosome 7, rPodMur119.hap1.1, whole genome shotgun sequence genomic region, the following are encoded:
- the LOC114601889 gene encoding fatty acyl-CoA hydrolase precursor, medium chain-like isoform X2 — MVHLSGLKISMAGPMAWLLPLILASWATVLTAEGQNPSPPQVLTKNGKLQGQQVQVSGAERKVDVFLGIPYAKPPLGPLRFSQPQPAEPWSNLRDATTYPPMCLQDPEVGQMLSDMFTNKKEKVSLSISEDCLYLNIFTPARSDKNSKLPVMVWIHGGGLLVGAASTYDGSALAAFENVVVVAIQYRLGILGFYSTGDEFARGNWGLLDQVAALQWVQENIAAFGGDPGSVTIFGESAGGFSVSAHVVSPLSKGLFHKAISESGVSVMEALTKVNPQKFAKKIAATADCPTSSSVEMIRCLKGKTENEILQTTLKMDFTTMHLGSEEHTVFYIASVDGVFLPKHPKDLLEEKRINNVPFIIGVNNHEAGWIIPSMLQLPDATKGLDRETVTLVLRSSEQILGVAPEHVPIVANEYLKDVSDPVQLRDKLLELLGDVVFVAPAILTAKLHRDAGYPAYVYEFQHRPGSSLGFKPDYVKADHGDEIGFVLGKPFLADDATEEEKRLSKTVMKYWANFARSGNPNGAGLVNWPRYDVAEQYLEIGLKQKPAKKLKEQAVNFWTKILPEKIAESQRRTEL, encoded by the exons ATGGT GCATCTGAGTGGGCTGAAGATTTCGATGGCTGGCCCAATGGCTTGGTTGCTCCCTCTGATCCTGGCCTCCTGGGCCACCGTTTTGACAGCTGAAG GCCAAAATCCTTCTCCTCCACAAGTGCTTACCAAGAATGGGAAGCTCCAGGGCCAGCAGGTCCAAGTCAGTGGTGCTGAGAGAAAGGTGGATGTTTTCCTTGGAATCCCCTATGCAAAGCCACCTCTTGGGCCATTACGGTTTTCCCAACCGCAGCCGGCAGAACCTTGGAGCAATCTGAGAGATGCAACTACCTACCCACCAAT GTGTCTGCAGGATCCGGAAGTGGGACAAATGCTGTCAGATATGTTTACTAACAAAAAGGAAAAggtctctttgagtatttctgaggATTGTCTGTACTTAAACATCTTCACCCCGGCTCGTTCTGACAAGAATAGCAAGTTACCA gtgatGGTCTGGATCCATGGAGGAGGATTACTGGTGGGTGCTGCATCCACATACGATGGGTCTGCGTTAGCGGCTTTTGAAAacgtggtggtggtggcgatTCAATACCGGCTGGGCATTCTTGGTTTCTATAG TACTGGTGATGAGTTTGCACGTGGAAACTGGGGCCTCCTGGATCAAGTGGCAGCTCTCCAGTGGGTGCAAGAGAACATTGCAGCCTTTGGAGGAGATCCTGGATCAGTTACTATATTTGGAGAGTCTGCAGGTGGATTCAGTGTTTCTGCCCAT GTCGTATCTCCTCTGTCAAAGGGTTTGTTCCACAAAGCCATCTCTGAAAGTGGCGTTTCTGTCATGGAGGCTCTCACAAAGGTTAATCCACAAAAGTTTGCAAAG AAAATTGCTGCGACTGCTGATTGTCCGACATCCAGCTCAGTCGAGATGATTCGTTGCCTCAAGGGAAAGACAGAGAACGAGATCCTACAGACGACTCTCAAGATG GATTTCACCACAATGCATCTTGGCTCAGAAGAA caCACTGTGTTCTACATTGCAAGTGTTGATGGTGTATTTCTTCCAAAACACCCCAAGGACCTCCTTGAAGAGAAAAGGATTAATAATGTTCCATTCATCATAGGCGTCAATAACCATGAAGCAGGATGGATTATTCCTAGT ATGCTGCAGTTGCCGGATGCCACCAAGGGGCTTGACAGAGAGACGGTCACTCTTGTGCTGCGCAGCTCAGAGCAAATCTTG GGTGTCGCTCCGGAGCACGTTCCTATAGTTGCCAATGAATATCTGAAGGATGTTAGTGACCCTGTACAGCTCAGGGACAAACTCCTCGAGCTGCTAGGAGATGTGGTATTTGTTGCTCCAGCCATCCTAACAGCGAAACTCCACAGAG ATGCTGGCTACCCAGCCTATGTGTATGAATTTCAGCACCGTCCAGGTTCATCCTTGGGCTTTAAACCAGACTATGTTAAAGCGGACCATGGTGATGAAATTGGCTTTGTCTTGGGGAAGCCTTTCTTAGCAG ATGATGCAACAGAGGAAGAGAAAAGACTGAGCAAAACGGTTATGAAATATTGGGCTAATTTTGCTCGCAGTGG GAACCCGAACGGTGCTGGCCTGGTGAACTGGCCCCGGTACGATGTGGCTGAACAATACTTGGAAATAGGCTTAAAGCAGAAGCCGGCAAAGAAGCTGAAGGAGCAAGCAGTTAACTTTTGGACCAAGATTTTACCTGAAAAAATAGCTGAAAGCCAAAGGCGAACCGAATTATAA
- the LOC114601889 gene encoding fatty acyl-CoA hydrolase precursor, medium chain-like isoform X1: MVHLSGLKISMAGPMAWLLPLILASWATVLTAEGQNPSPPQVLTKNGKLQGQQVQVSGAERKVDVFLGIPYAKPPLGPLRFSQPQPAEPWSNLRDATTYPPMCLQDPEVGQMLSDMFTNKKEKVSLSISEDCLYLNIFTPARSDKNSKLPVMVWIHGGGLLVGAASTYDGSALAAFENVVVVAIQYRLGILGFYSTGDEFARGNWGLLDQVAALQWVQENIAAFGGDPGSVTIFGESAGGFSVSAHVVSPLSKGLFHKAISESGVSVMEALTKVNPQKFAKKIAATADCPTSSSVEMIRCLKGKTENEILQTTLKMDFTTMHLGSEEEHTVFYIASVDGVFLPKHPKDLLEEKRINNVPFIIGVNNHEAGWIIPSMLQLPDATKGLDRETVTLVLRSSEQILGVAPEHVPIVANEYLKDVSDPVQLRDKLLELLGDVVFVAPAILTAKLHRDAGYPAYVYEFQHRPGSSLGFKPDYVKADHGDEIGFVLGKPFLADDATEEEKRLSKTVMKYWANFARSGNPNGAGLVNWPRYDVAEQYLEIGLKQKPAKKLKEQAVNFWTKILPEKIAESQRRTEL, encoded by the exons ATGGT GCATCTGAGTGGGCTGAAGATTTCGATGGCTGGCCCAATGGCTTGGTTGCTCCCTCTGATCCTGGCCTCCTGGGCCACCGTTTTGACAGCTGAAG GCCAAAATCCTTCTCCTCCACAAGTGCTTACCAAGAATGGGAAGCTCCAGGGCCAGCAGGTCCAAGTCAGTGGTGCTGAGAGAAAGGTGGATGTTTTCCTTGGAATCCCCTATGCAAAGCCACCTCTTGGGCCATTACGGTTTTCCCAACCGCAGCCGGCAGAACCTTGGAGCAATCTGAGAGATGCAACTACCTACCCACCAAT GTGTCTGCAGGATCCGGAAGTGGGACAAATGCTGTCAGATATGTTTACTAACAAAAAGGAAAAggtctctttgagtatttctgaggATTGTCTGTACTTAAACATCTTCACCCCGGCTCGTTCTGACAAGAATAGCAAGTTACCA gtgatGGTCTGGATCCATGGAGGAGGATTACTGGTGGGTGCTGCATCCACATACGATGGGTCTGCGTTAGCGGCTTTTGAAAacgtggtggtggtggcgatTCAATACCGGCTGGGCATTCTTGGTTTCTATAG TACTGGTGATGAGTTTGCACGTGGAAACTGGGGCCTCCTGGATCAAGTGGCAGCTCTCCAGTGGGTGCAAGAGAACATTGCAGCCTTTGGAGGAGATCCTGGATCAGTTACTATATTTGGAGAGTCTGCAGGTGGATTCAGTGTTTCTGCCCAT GTCGTATCTCCTCTGTCAAAGGGTTTGTTCCACAAAGCCATCTCTGAAAGTGGCGTTTCTGTCATGGAGGCTCTCACAAAGGTTAATCCACAAAAGTTTGCAAAG AAAATTGCTGCGACTGCTGATTGTCCGACATCCAGCTCAGTCGAGATGATTCGTTGCCTCAAGGGAAAGACAGAGAACGAGATCCTACAGACGACTCTCAAGATG GATTTCACCACAATGCATCTTGGCTCAGAAGAAGAA caCACTGTGTTCTACATTGCAAGTGTTGATGGTGTATTTCTTCCAAAACACCCCAAGGACCTCCTTGAAGAGAAAAGGATTAATAATGTTCCATTCATCATAGGCGTCAATAACCATGAAGCAGGATGGATTATTCCTAGT ATGCTGCAGTTGCCGGATGCCACCAAGGGGCTTGACAGAGAGACGGTCACTCTTGTGCTGCGCAGCTCAGAGCAAATCTTG GGTGTCGCTCCGGAGCACGTTCCTATAGTTGCCAATGAATATCTGAAGGATGTTAGTGACCCTGTACAGCTCAGGGACAAACTCCTCGAGCTGCTAGGAGATGTGGTATTTGTTGCTCCAGCCATCCTAACAGCGAAACTCCACAGAG ATGCTGGCTACCCAGCCTATGTGTATGAATTTCAGCACCGTCCAGGTTCATCCTTGGGCTTTAAACCAGACTATGTTAAAGCGGACCATGGTGATGAAATTGGCTTTGTCTTGGGGAAGCCTTTCTTAGCAG ATGATGCAACAGAGGAAGAGAAAAGACTGAGCAAAACGGTTATGAAATATTGGGCTAATTTTGCTCGCAGTGG GAACCCGAACGGTGCTGGCCTGGTGAACTGGCCCCGGTACGATGTGGCTGAACAATACTTGGAAATAGGCTTAAAGCAGAAGCCGGCAAAGAAGCTGAAGGAGCAAGCAGTTAACTTTTGGACCAAGATTTTACCTGAAAAAATAGCTGAAAGCCAAAGGCGAACCGAATTATAA
- the LOC114601889 gene encoding fatty acyl-CoA hydrolase precursor, medium chain-like isoform X3, which produces MAGPMAWLLPLILASWATVLTAEGQNPSPPQVLTKNGKLQGQQVQVSGAERKVDVFLGIPYAKPPLGPLRFSQPQPAEPWSNLRDATTYPPMCLQDPEVGQMLSDMFTNKKEKVSLSISEDCLYLNIFTPARSDKNSKLPVMVWIHGGGLLVGAASTYDGSALAAFENVVVVAIQYRLGILGFYSTGDEFARGNWGLLDQVAALQWVQENIAAFGGDPGSVTIFGESAGGFSVSAHVVSPLSKGLFHKAISESGVSVMEALTKVNPQKFAKKIAATADCPTSSSVEMIRCLKGKTENEILQTTLKMDFTTMHLGSEEEHTVFYIASVDGVFLPKHPKDLLEEKRINNVPFIIGVNNHEAGWIIPSMLQLPDATKGLDRETVTLVLRSSEQILGVAPEHVPIVANEYLKDVSDPVQLRDKLLELLGDVVFVAPAILTAKLHRDAGYPAYVYEFQHRPGSSLGFKPDYVKADHGDEIGFVLGKPFLADDATEEEKRLSKTVMKYWANFARSGNPNGAGLVNWPRYDVAEQYLEIGLKQKPAKKLKEQAVNFWTKILPEKIAESQRRTEL; this is translated from the exons ATGGCTGGCCCAATGGCTTGGTTGCTCCCTCTGATCCTGGCCTCCTGGGCCACCGTTTTGACAGCTGAAG GCCAAAATCCTTCTCCTCCACAAGTGCTTACCAAGAATGGGAAGCTCCAGGGCCAGCAGGTCCAAGTCAGTGGTGCTGAGAGAAAGGTGGATGTTTTCCTTGGAATCCCCTATGCAAAGCCACCTCTTGGGCCATTACGGTTTTCCCAACCGCAGCCGGCAGAACCTTGGAGCAATCTGAGAGATGCAACTACCTACCCACCAAT GTGTCTGCAGGATCCGGAAGTGGGACAAATGCTGTCAGATATGTTTACTAACAAAAAGGAAAAggtctctttgagtatttctgaggATTGTCTGTACTTAAACATCTTCACCCCGGCTCGTTCTGACAAGAATAGCAAGTTACCA gtgatGGTCTGGATCCATGGAGGAGGATTACTGGTGGGTGCTGCATCCACATACGATGGGTCTGCGTTAGCGGCTTTTGAAAacgtggtggtggtggcgatTCAATACCGGCTGGGCATTCTTGGTTTCTATAG TACTGGTGATGAGTTTGCACGTGGAAACTGGGGCCTCCTGGATCAAGTGGCAGCTCTCCAGTGGGTGCAAGAGAACATTGCAGCCTTTGGAGGAGATCCTGGATCAGTTACTATATTTGGAGAGTCTGCAGGTGGATTCAGTGTTTCTGCCCAT GTCGTATCTCCTCTGTCAAAGGGTTTGTTCCACAAAGCCATCTCTGAAAGTGGCGTTTCTGTCATGGAGGCTCTCACAAAGGTTAATCCACAAAAGTTTGCAAAG AAAATTGCTGCGACTGCTGATTGTCCGACATCCAGCTCAGTCGAGATGATTCGTTGCCTCAAGGGAAAGACAGAGAACGAGATCCTACAGACGACTCTCAAGATG GATTTCACCACAATGCATCTTGGCTCAGAAGAAGAA caCACTGTGTTCTACATTGCAAGTGTTGATGGTGTATTTCTTCCAAAACACCCCAAGGACCTCCTTGAAGAGAAAAGGATTAATAATGTTCCATTCATCATAGGCGTCAATAACCATGAAGCAGGATGGATTATTCCTAGT ATGCTGCAGTTGCCGGATGCCACCAAGGGGCTTGACAGAGAGACGGTCACTCTTGTGCTGCGCAGCTCAGAGCAAATCTTG GGTGTCGCTCCGGAGCACGTTCCTATAGTTGCCAATGAATATCTGAAGGATGTTAGTGACCCTGTACAGCTCAGGGACAAACTCCTCGAGCTGCTAGGAGATGTGGTATTTGTTGCTCCAGCCATCCTAACAGCGAAACTCCACAGAG ATGCTGGCTACCCAGCCTATGTGTATGAATTTCAGCACCGTCCAGGTTCATCCTTGGGCTTTAAACCAGACTATGTTAAAGCGGACCATGGTGATGAAATTGGCTTTGTCTTGGGGAAGCCTTTCTTAGCAG ATGATGCAACAGAGGAAGAGAAAAGACTGAGCAAAACGGTTATGAAATATTGGGCTAATTTTGCTCGCAGTGG GAACCCGAACGGTGCTGGCCTGGTGAACTGGCCCCGGTACGATGTGGCTGAACAATACTTGGAAATAGGCTTAAAGCAGAAGCCGGCAAAGAAGCTGAAGGAGCAAGCAGTTAACTTTTGGACCAAGATTTTACCTGAAAAAATAGCTGAAAGCCAAAGGCGAACCGAATTATAA